The DNA segment ACTACTCTTTTCATATTATCCCCACCCAACTTTCTCAATTTTAGATTATATATATTTTATTTCCATATTATTACCTTCCCATCCTTTTTTTACACTCTTTAGTCCTCAATTGCCATTAAGTCTTCTTTATATTTATATAATTCTTCCTTTAATTCTTTATAATGATTTATTGTATTTATTTTTCTTCTCATATCAGAAGAATTTTTCATACCCTTTGTGTACCATCCTATGTGTTTTCTCATTTCTTTAACTGCAACTCTTTCACCTTTAAGCTGAATTAATAATTCTAAGTGCTTTAATGCCATATCAATTTTTTCTTCATCCCTTGGTGCTGGTAATAGTTCTCCTCTTTCCAATAAAACTACTGTTCTTTTAAATATCCACGGATTACCTCTACTCCCTCTGCCTATCATTACCGCATCACAACCAGTATAGTCTAACATTCTTTTAGCATCCTCAGGTTCAAATATATCACCGTTCCCAATTACAGGTATAGACACATTTTCTTTAACCTGTTTTATAATCTCCCAATCAGCCTCACCAGAATAAAATTGCTCCCTTGTACGGCCATGTACACCTATAGCGCAAGCCCCTTTTTCTTCTGCTATTTTAGCTATTTCAACTGCATTTATATTATCTTTATCCCAACCAGCTCTAATCTTTACAGTAACAGGCTTATTAGAAGCTTTTACAACTGCTTCTATTACCTCACCTGCTAATTTAGGTTCTTTAAGTAAGGCACTTCCATCCCCATTTTTCACAATCTTAGGTGTTGGACAACCCATATTTATATCTATAATGTCTATGTCTTCTCTATCATTCAAGTTTTTATATACTATTTCAGACATA comes from the Caldisalinibacter kiritimatiensis genome and includes:
- the dusB gene encoding tRNA dihydrouridine synthase DusB, with product MKIGNVQVDNKVFLAPMAGITDMAFRVICKEMGAGLVYTEMVSSRGLYYGDKKTELLMKIDSSEHPVSLQIFGSEPNIMSEIVYKNLNDREDIDIIDINMGCPTPKIVKNGDGSALLKEPKLAGEVIEAVVKASNKPVTVKIRAGWDKDNINAVEIAKIAEEKGACAIGVHGRTREQFYSGEADWEIIKQVKENVSIPVIGNGDIFEPEDAKRMLDYTGCDAVMIGRGSRGNPWIFKRTVVLLERGELLPAPRDEEKIDMALKHLELLIQLKGERVAVKEMRKHIGWYTKGMKNSSDMRRKINTINHYKELKEELYKYKEDLMAIED